The Rubrobacter naiadicus genome window below encodes:
- the secY gene encoding preprotein translocase subunit SecY produces MLEALANAWRIPELRRKLLFTGLMLALYRLGSYIPAPGVNPQVIASGGLGGGGNAITNLFGIFTGGAFNTLSIFALGIMPYITAAIVMQLLTVAVPRLQALAKEGEVGQQKITQYTRYFTLALALIQSAAFALLFLPSQFGSSFAPDALHKLLIIVSMTTGVMLIMWMGELITQHGLGNGISLIITAAILSRAPLGFQALRENASAITWVVLAVIAVLIVAAIVFVNEGQRRIPITYAKRQVGRRISQGGTTYLPLKVNMAGVIPILFASSLLLVPITIAQFAGGNPNTTLGRLAQFFAPGSGPYLALYAVLVVLFTYFYTAVQFNPVEHADNLKKTGGYIPGIRPGEPTARYLNNVLTRITLFGAIFLAAIAVLPYIITGALNLPNTIYIGGTSILIVVGVSLDTVRQLEGQLMMRNYESFLRKR; encoded by the coding sequence ATGCTCGAAGCCTTAGCGAACGCCTGGCGCATCCCCGAGCTTCGCCGGAAGCTCCTTTTCACCGGGTTGATGCTGGCGCTGTACCGGCTCGGGTCGTACATACCCGCGCCCGGTGTCAACCCTCAGGTCATCGCCTCCGGTGGGCTCGGAGGGGGTGGCAACGCGATAACCAACCTGTTCGGCATATTCACCGGGGGTGCATTCAACACGCTCTCCATCTTCGCCCTCGGGATCATGCCCTACATCACGGCGGCGATCGTGATGCAGCTTCTCACGGTCGCCGTCCCGCGCCTGCAGGCGCTCGCTAAGGAGGGAGAGGTCGGCCAGCAGAAGATAACCCAGTACACCCGTTATTTCACGCTGGCGCTTGCTCTCATCCAGTCGGCCGCGTTCGCGCTTCTGTTCCTGCCGAGCCAGTTCGGCTCCTCCTTCGCGCCGGACGCGCTGCACAAGCTTTTGATCATCGTGAGCATGACCACCGGGGTGATGCTCATCATGTGGATGGGCGAGCTGATAACCCAGCATGGGCTGGGCAACGGGATCTCGCTCATCATCACGGCCGCGATCCTCTCGCGGGCGCCGCTCGGGTTTCAGGCGCTGCGGGAGAACGCGAGCGCTATCACCTGGGTGGTGTTGGCGGTGATAGCGGTTCTGATCGTGGCGGCGATCGTCTTCGTCAACGAGGGTCAGCGTCGGATCCCCATAACCTACGCCAAGCGTCAGGTGGGGCGGAGGATCAGCCAGGGTGGCACGACCTACCTGCCTCTGAAGGTGAACATGGCCGGGGTCATCCCGATCCTCTTCGCCTCCTCGCTCTTGCTGGTGCCGATAACGATCGCACAGTTCGCCGGGGGCAACCCGAACACCACGCTCGGTCGTCTGGCTCAGTTCTTCGCTCCGGGCAGCGGCCCCTATCTGGCGCTGTACGCCGTCCTGGTCGTACTGTTCACCTATTTCTACACGGCGGTGCAGTTCAACCCGGTAGAGCACGCGGACAACCTGAAGAAGACCGGTGGATACATCCCCGGGATACGGCCGGGGGAGCCCACGGCCCGCTACCTGAACAACGTCCTGACGCGCATCACGCTCTTCGGGGCGATCTTCCTGGCGGCGATAGCCGTGCTGCCGTACATCATAACGGGGGCGCTCAACCTGCCCAACACGATCTACATCGGGGGCACCTCCATCCTGATCGTGGTGGGCGTCTCTCTGGACACG
- the rplO gene encoding 50S ribosomal protein L15 — translation MKLNELSPAPGSKRARKRVGRGEGSGHGKTSGRGHKGAGARSGAAIPAGYEGGQMPLQRRLPRLRGMARGRHTPAHPTVYAVVNVGQLERFSGDTIDVEDLRAAGLVAKKDMPVKILGEGEIERAVTVRAHAFSGSAREKIEAAGGRAETLER, via the coding sequence GTGAAGCTGAACGAACTCTCCCCGGCCCCCGGCTCCAAGCGGGCGCGCAAGAGGGTCGGCCGCGGCGAGGGGAGCGGTCACGGCAAGACCTCCGGCAGGGGGCACAAGGGGGCGGGCGCCCGTTCGGGGGCTGCCATCCCGGCCGGCTACGAGGGCGGTCAGATGCCCCTGCAGCGCCGGCTGCCGCGCCTGAGGGGGATGGCGCGCGGGAGGCACACCCCGGCACACCCCACGGTGTACGCGGTGGTGAACGTCGGGCAACTGGAGCGTTTCTCCGGTGATACCATAGACGTGGAGGATCTCAGGGCCGCCGGGCTGGTGGCGAAGAAGGACATGCCGGTCAAGATCCTCGGCGAAGGGGAGATCGAGAGGGCGGTGACCGTACGGGCCCACGCCTTCTCCGGATCCGCGAGGGAGAAGATAGAGGCGGCCGGCGGGAGAGCCGAAACACTGGAGAGATAG
- the rpmD gene encoding 50S ribosomal protein L30: MSPLKVTQTKSAIGAIERHKRTLRALGLKHVRDSRVHRDTPQIRGMIRKVSHLIRVEEVDG, encoded by the coding sequence ATGAGCCCTCTGAAGGTAACCCAGACGAAGAGCGCGATAGGGGCCATCGAGCGGCACAAGCGGACGCTGCGGGCGCTCGGTCTGAAGCACGTGCGGGATTCCCGGGTGCACCGGGATACGCCCCAGATCCGCGGCATGATCCGCAAGGTCTCTCATCTGATCCGCGTCGAGGAGGTGGACGGCTAA
- the rpsE gene encoding 30S ribosomal protein S5 produces MDGRGGARGGGRTTRERSDGRPTPRERQRESGSELQDRLVEIRRVAKVVKGGRRFNFSALVVVGDGNGRVGVGLGKANTVPEAIAKGQERAKRDMFDVPMRNTTIPHEVIGEFESSAVLLKPASEGTGVIAGGPVRAVLELAGIKDVLTKSLGSTTAVNLARATEQGLRSLRTKAAIEEIRGVKIRL; encoded by the coding sequence ATGGACGGCCGCGGCGGCGCTCGTGGCGGTGGTCGCACCACCAGGGAGCGCAGCGACGGCCGTCCCACGCCCCGCGAGCGGCAGCGTGAGAGTGGCTCGGAGCTGCAGGACAGGCTCGTCGAGATCCGGCGGGTCGCCAAGGTCGTCAAGGGCGGGCGGCGCTTCAACTTCAGCGCGCTCGTCGTGGTCGGCGACGGTAACGGGCGCGTGGGCGTCGGACTCGGCAAGGCCAACACGGTCCCGGAGGCTATAGCCAAGGGTCAGGAGAGGGCCAAGCGCGACATGTTCGACGTGCCGATGCGCAACACGACGATACCGCACGAGGTGATAGGCGAGTTCGAGAGCTCGGCGGTGCTTCTGAAGCCGGCCTCTGAGGGTACAGGGGTCATCGCGGGCGGTCCCGTGCGGGCGGTGCTCGAGCTCGCCGGCATAAAGGACGTGCTCACCAAGTCGCTCGGCTCCACGACGGCCGTGAACCTGGCCCGGGCTACCGAGCAGGGGTTGCGTTCTCTGCGCACGAAGGCCGCCATAGAGGAGATACGGGGGGTGAAGATAAGGCTATGA
- the rplR gene encoding 50S ribosomal protein L18, with the protein MRTVKAKQLHRNRRRARVRRKIYGTAQRPRLSVYRSNVHIYAQLIDDDAGHTLVAADSREVGEAESRVEASRKVGELVAKRAVEAGIERVVFDRGGNKYHGRVAALAEGARSGGLKF; encoded by the coding sequence TTGAGGACGGTCAAGGCCAAGCAGCTGCACAGGAACAGGCGCCGGGCCCGCGTGCGGCGCAAGATCTACGGGACGGCCCAGAGGCCGAGGCTCTCGGTGTACCGATCCAACGTGCACATCTACGCCCAGCTCATCGACGACGACGCGGGGCATACCCTGGTCGCGGCGGACTCGCGGGAGGTCGGCGAGGCCGAGAGCCGCGTGGAGGCTTCGCGCAAGGTCGGGGAGCTGGTGGCCAAGCGCGCGGTGGAGGCCGGCATAGAGAGGGTCGTCTTCGACCGCGGGGGGAACAAGTACCACGGCCGGGTGGCGGCGCTCGCGGAGGGTGCCCGCTCCGGCGGACTGAAGTTCTGA
- the rplF gene encoding 50S ribosomal protein L6 — protein sequence MSRIGRAPVKIPDGVKVEVDRRSVRVTGPKGELAVPVGRGVTVRQEDGRLVFERASESPEHKAMHGLTRTLVQNAVTGVTEGFSKTLQISGVGYRAQLQGRNLTLQVGYSHPVVIEPREGIELEVPNQTTIVVRGIDKQRVGQTAAEIRAVRPPEPYKGKGIRYADEQIRRKVGKAG from the coding sequence GTGTCTAGGATAGGCAGGGCGCCGGTGAAGATCCCTGACGGCGTGAAGGTCGAGGTGGACCGGCGCAGCGTCAGGGTCACCGGGCCGAAGGGTGAGCTCGCGGTGCCGGTGGGCCGGGGAGTCACGGTGCGCCAGGAGGACGGACGGCTCGTCTTCGAGCGGGCTTCGGAGTCCCCGGAGCACAAGGCTATGCACGGTCTGACCCGCACGCTGGTGCAGAACGCGGTCACGGGGGTCACCGAGGGGTTCTCGAAGACGCTGCAGATCTCGGGCGTAGGTTACCGGGCCCAGCTGCAGGGCCGGAACCTCACACTCCAGGTGGGCTACTCCCACCCGGTGGTGATCGAACCCCGGGAGGGGATAGAGCTGGAGGTGCCCAACCAGACGACCATCGTGGTGCGCGGGATCGACAAGCAGCGGGTCGGGCAGACCGCGGCGGAGATAAGGGCCGTGCGGCCTCCGGAGCCGTACAAGGGCAAGGGTATCCGCTACGCCGACGAGCAGATACGGCGCAAGGTCGGCAAGGCGGGCTAG
- the rpsH gene encoding 30S ribosomal protein S8, with protein MSVNDPIADFLTRIRNAGMARHETVEIPYSRLKRELARILKEEGYIKDYSEKGAGAQARLVIELKYGPDGRSAITGLRRMSRPGRRIYRKRAEIPRVLDGLGVAILSTSRGILTDHEARRMGVGGEVLCFVY; from the coding sequence ATGTCCGTCAACGATCCGATAGCAGATTTCCTCACCCGCATACGCAACGCCGGGATGGCCCGGCACGAGACGGTGGAGATACCGTACTCCAGGCTCAAGCGCGAGCTGGCCCGCATCCTCAAGGAGGAAGGCTACATAAAGGATTACTCCGAGAAGGGCGCCGGGGCCCAGGCGCGGCTCGTGATCGAGCTCAAGTACGGTCCGGACGGCAGATCCGCGATAACCGGGCTGCGGCGTATGAGCCGCCCCGGGCGCCGCATCTACCGCAAGCGGGCCGAGATCCCGCGGGTGTTGGACGGTCTGGGCGTTGCGATCCTGTCCACCTCCAGGGGCATCCTCACCGATCACGAGGCCCGCAGGATGGGCGTGGGCGGCGAGGTCCTCTGCTTCGTCTACTAG
- a CDS encoding type Z 30S ribosomal protein S14 gives MTRKALLVKQRKPQKYSTREYNRCQRCGRSRAYYRKFGLCRICLRQLAHEGKIPGVKKASW, from the coding sequence ATGACCAGGAAAGCGCTTCTGGTGAAGCAGAGGAAGCCGCAGAAGTACTCCACCAGGGAGTACAACAGATGCCAGCGGTGCGGCAGGTCCCGCGCCTACTACAGGAAGTTCGGGCTCTGCAGGATCTGCCTGAGGCAGCTGGCGCACGAGGGGAAGATCCCCGGGGTAAAGAAGGCGAGTTGGTAG
- the rplE gene encoding 50S ribosomal protein L5, translating into MARLKDYYVSEVAPALRDRFGIENVMRTPNLEKIVINMGVGEAAQDSRALDGAMNDLARISGQKPQVRRARKSIAGFKIREGMPVGVRVTLRRQRMWEFLDRLISVALPRVRDFRGVNPDSFDGRGNYALGLREQLIFPEIPYDEIDRTRGMDVVIVTTTDSDEEARELLRLLGMPFRS; encoded by the coding sequence ATGGCTAGGCTGAAGGACTACTACGTGAGCGAGGTAGCCCCGGCGCTGCGCGACAGGTTCGGCATAGAGAACGTGATGCGCACGCCGAACCTGGAGAAGATCGTGATCAACATGGGCGTCGGGGAGGCCGCGCAGGACTCCCGGGCGCTGGACGGGGCGATGAACGATCTGGCGCGCATCTCGGGGCAGAAACCGCAGGTGCGCCGGGCCAGGAAGAGCATCGCGGGTTTCAAGATCCGCGAGGGCATGCCCGTGGGGGTGCGCGTGACGCTCCGGCGGCAGCGGATGTGGGAGTTCCTCGACCGCCTGATCTCGGTTGCTCTGCCCCGGGTGAGGGATTTCCGGGGGGTGAACCCCGACTCCTTCGACGGGAGAGGGAACTACGCGCTGGGGCTCAGAGAGCAGCTCATCTTCCCGGAGATCCCCTACGACGAGATAGACCGCACGCGCGGGATGGATGTGGTGATCGTCACCACGACCGACAGCGATGAGGAGGCCCGGGAGCTTCTCAGGCTCCTCGGCATGCCGTTCAGGAGCTAA
- the rplX gene encoding 50S ribosomal protein L24, whose product MGQKIRRGDTVVVISGKEKGKRGEVERVLPRENRVVVSGVNVRTRHARPSQNNQEGLYTFEAPIHVSNVMLVDPASGEPTRVGYRFTESGEKVRVARRSGRDIDG is encoded by the coding sequence ATGGGGCAGAAGATAAGACGCGGGGACACCGTGGTGGTGATCTCCGGCAAGGAGAAGGGCAAGCGGGGTGAGGTCGAGCGCGTCCTGCCCCGCGAGAACCGGGTGGTGGTGAGCGGGGTCAACGTCCGCACCCGCCACGCGCGCCCGAGCCAGAACAACCAGGAGGGGCTCTACACGTTCGAGGCCCCGATACACGTCTCGAACGTGATGCTCGTCGACCCGGCCTCCGGGGAGCCGACCAGGGTCGGCTACCGTTTCACCGAGAGCGGGGAGAAGGTCCGGGTCGCCAGGCGGTCCGGGAGGGATATAGATGGCTAG
- the rplN gene encoding 50S ribosomal protein L14 produces MIQNETRLRVADNTGARSLLCIRVLGGSKRRSAGIGDVIVASVKEAAPGGAVRKGDVVRAVVVRTTKETRRSDGSYIRFGENAGVIINNDGAPRGTRIFGPVARELRDKGYTRIISLAPEVL; encoded by the coding sequence ATGATCCAGAACGAGACCAGGCTGCGTGTTGCGGACAACACCGGGGCGAGAAGCCTCTTGTGCATCAGGGTCCTCGGCGGCAGCAAGCGGCGCAGCGCGGGGATAGGCGACGTCATAGTGGCCTCGGTGAAGGAGGCCGCGCCCGGCGGGGCGGTGCGCAAGGGGGACGTGGTCCGGGCCGTGGTGGTCAGGACCACGAAGGAGACCCGGCGCAGCGACGGCTCCTACATCCGTTTCGGGGAGAACGCCGGCGTGATCATAAACAACGACGGCGCCCCGCGCGGTACCCGCATCTTCGGGCCCGTCGCCCGGGAGCTCAGGGACAAGGGTTACACCAGGATAATCTCGCTCGCACCGGAGGTGTTGTAG
- the rpsQ gene encoding 30S ribosomal protein S17, with protein sequence MEEPSPTSGGPRLDRDQGQVQKADSGRGRRKERVGMVVSDAQDKTVTVSVETLVEHPRYKKRIRRSKKFLAHDENNEARVGDTVRIIETRPLSRRKRWRVARIISRAE encoded by the coding sequence GTGGAGGAGCCGTCCCCCACCTCGGGTGGCCCGAGGCTCGACCGGGACCAGGGCCAGGTACAGAAGGCCGACTCCGGGAGGGGACGGCGCAAGGAGAGGGTCGGCATGGTCGTCTCCGACGCGCAGGACAAGACCGTCACCGTCTCCGTCGAGACGCTGGTGGAGCACCCTCGCTACAAGAAGCGCATCAGGCGCTCCAAGAAGTTTCTCGCGCACGACGAGAACAACGAGGCGCGCGTCGGAGATACGGTCAGGATCATAGAGACCAGGCCGCTCAGCCGGCGCAAGCGCTGGCGGGTGGCGCGGATTATCTCGAGGGCGGAGTAG
- the rpmC gene encoding 50S ribosomal protein L29, protein MKTAEIRELDVEELEQRVAEARRELFNLRFQHATGQLKNTGQLKEVRKNIARLLTVLNEKKQEK, encoded by the coding sequence ATGAAGACGGCCGAGATACGGGAGCTGGACGTCGAGGAGCTCGAGCAGCGGGTCGCAGAGGCCCGCCGGGAGCTCTTCAACCTCCGCTTCCAGCATGCTACGGGGCAGCTCAAGAACACGGGACAGCTCAAGGAGGTCCGCAAGAACATCGCGCGCCTTCTGACCGTGCTGAACGAGAAGAAGCAGGAGAAGTGA
- the rplP gene encoding 50S ribosomal protein L16 — MLVPKKLKYRKPQRGRMRGKSKGQTEVQFGEYGLQALEPAWVTNRQIEAARIAMTRKIRRGGKVWINIFPHKPITKKPAETRMGSGKGSPEEYVAVVKPGRVMFEMSGVSEELAREAMMLAAQKLPIKSRFVVRGG; from the coding sequence ATGCTCGTACCCAAGAAGCTCAAGTACCGCAAGCCCCAGCGGGGCAGGATGCGGGGCAAATCCAAGGGGCAGACCGAGGTGCAGTTCGGCGAGTACGGGCTGCAGGCCCTCGAGCCCGCCTGGGTGACCAACCGGCAGATAGAGGCCGCGCGTATCGCGATGACCCGCAAGATAAGGCGTGGCGGGAAGGTCTGGATCAACATCTTCCCGCACAAGCCCATCACCAAGAAGCCAGCCGAGACCCGGATGGGCAGTGGCAAGGGCAGTCCGGAAGAGTACGTCGCGGTCGTGAAGCCCGGGCGGGTCATGTTCGAGATGAGCGGCGTGAGCGAGGAGCTCGCGCGGGAGGCCATGATGCTCGCCGCGCAGAAGCTTCCGATAAAGAGCCGTTTCGTCGTCCGGGGAGGTTGA
- the rpsC gene encoding 30S ribosomal protein S3: MGQKIHPEGFRLGVRRRGEKLDFKSNWYSDRDFAELLGEDLKIRDHITKKLTRAGIADIQIRKAAEQGEIAVDIYTARPGIVIGKGGSEVDALRAELERLTNKRVQVNVREVSRPELNAYLVAESIAEQLEGRASFRRAMKRALTSAMRSGAEGVRIQCAGRLGGIEMSRQETISEGRVPLHTLDADIDYGFKEARTKMGQIGVKVWINHGIHEDGGEG, translated from the coding sequence ATGGGGCAGAAGATACATCCCGAGGGCTTCCGGCTCGGCGTCAGGCGCAGGGGCGAGAAGCTCGACTTCAAGAGCAACTGGTATTCGGACAGGGACTTCGCCGAGCTCCTCGGCGAGGATCTCAAGATCCGCGACCACATAACCAAGAAGCTCACGCGGGCCGGGATCGCGGACATCCAGATCCGAAAGGCCGCGGAGCAGGGTGAGATCGCGGTGGACATCTACACGGCGCGTCCGGGGATCGTGATCGGCAAGGGCGGCAGCGAGGTGGATGCCCTGAGGGCCGAGCTCGAGCGCCTCACCAACAAGCGGGTGCAGGTCAACGTCCGGGAGGTCTCCCGGCCCGAGCTCAACGCCTACCTCGTCGCCGAGTCGATCGCCGAGCAGCTCGAGGGGAGGGCCTCCTTCCGGCGGGCGATGAAGCGGGCGCTCACGAGCGCGATGCGCAGCGGGGCCGAGGGCGTGCGCATACAGTGCGCCGGGAGGCTCGGCGGCATCGAGATGAGCCGGCAGGAGACCATCTCCGAGGGGAGGGTGCCGCTCCACACGCTCGACGCCGACATCGACTACGGGTTCAAGGAGGCCCGGACCAAGATGGGTCAGATCGGGGTCAAGGTCTGGATCAACCACGGTATCCACGAGGATGGAGGCGAGGGGTAG
- the rplV gene encoding 50S ribosomal protein L22, translated as MKAVAKYVRISPRKARLVADQVRGKSYPEALSILQFTNKKAARIIDEVLRSAGANAENNHATDPDELVVREIRVDEGPTLKRYRARALGRATMIRKRTSHITVVLGEPAAVAVGTPGSEEEG; from the coding sequence ATGAAGGCCGTAGCCAAGTACGTGCGCATCTCGCCGCGCAAGGCCCGGCTCGTTGCGGACCAGGTGCGCGGCAAGAGCTACCCCGAGGCGCTCTCCATCCTGCAGTTCACGAACAAGAAGGCCGCCAGGATCATCGACGAGGTCCTCAGGAGCGCCGGCGCCAACGCCGAGAACAACCACGCCACCGACCCCGACGAGCTGGTCGTGCGCGAGATCCGGGTCGACGAAGGTCCCACCCTCAAGCGCTACAGGGCCCGGGCCCTGGGCCGGGCGACCATGATCCGCAAGAGGACCAGCCACATAACCGTGGTGCTCGGGGAGCCCGCCGCGGTCGCCGTGGGCACGCCCGGAAGCGAGGAGGAAGGATAG
- the rpsS gene encoding 30S ribosomal protein S19, which translates to MTRSAKKEPFVEERLMERIRRMNERGEKRMLKTWSRASVIYPEFVGHTIAVHDGRKHVPVYITESMVGHRLGEFAPTRTFRTHIKSDRTARRR; encoded by the coding sequence ATGACGAGATCCGCCAAGAAGGAGCCTTTCGTCGAGGAGCGCCTGATGGAGCGCATCAGGCGGATGAACGAGCGGGGCGAGAAGAGGATGCTCAAAACCTGGAGCCGGGCGAGCGTGATCTATCCGGAGTTCGTCGGGCACACCATCGCGGTGCACGACGGTCGCAAGCACGTGCCGGTCTACATCACCGAGAGCATGGTGGGCCACCGGCTCGGTGAGTTCGCCCCGACCAGAACCTTCCGCACCCACATAAAGAGCGACCGTACCGCGAGGAGGCGCTAG
- the rplB gene encoding 50S ribosomal protein L2: protein MPAIRYKPTSAGRRNSSVLTRESVTREKPEKSLLKKLHKTGGRNNQGRITTRHIGGGHKRRYRLIDFKRDKDGVPATVAAIEYDPNRSANIALLHYHDGEKRYILAPRNLEVGKVVMSGPEAEIEVGNALPLNRIPVGTVVHAVELEPGKGAQLARSAGTSAQIIAREGSLVTLRLPSGERRMVRAECRATVGVVGNQSHQNVRWGKAGRKRYLGVRPTVRGTAMNPVDHPHGGGEGKAGPGRAPVTPWGKITQGQPTRKKKKPSDAMIVSRRGKGRRR, encoded by the coding sequence ATGCCTGCAATACGCTACAAGCCGACGAGCGCAGGCCGCAGGAACTCCTCGGTCCTCACGCGTGAGTCGGTGACGCGTGAGAAGCCCGAGAAGTCTTTGCTGAAGAAGCTGCACAAGACCGGTGGACGCAACAACCAGGGGCGCATCACCACGCGTCACATCGGGGGCGGGCACAAGCGGCGCTACCGGCTCATAGACTTCAAGCGCGACAAGGACGGCGTGCCGGCGACGGTGGCGGCGATAGAGTACGACCCCAACCGCTCGGCGAACATAGCGCTCCTGCACTACCACGACGGCGAGAAGCGCTACATCCTGGCGCCGCGCAACCTCGAGGTGGGCAAGGTCGTTATGAGCGGCCCCGAGGCCGAGATCGAGGTGGGCAACGCGCTGCCGCTCAACCGCATCCCGGTCGGCACCGTGGTGCACGCGGTCGAGCTCGAGCCCGGAAAGGGCGCGCAGCTGGCGCGCTCGGCCGGGACCAGCGCGCAGATCATCGCCCGCGAGGGTTCGCTCGTGACGCTGCGGCTTCCCTCGGGGGAGCGACGGATGGTACGCGCCGAGTGTCGGGCTACCGTCGGGGTGGTCGGCAACCAGTCGCACCAGAACGTGCGCTGGGGCAAGGCCGGCCGCAAGCGCTACCTCGGCGTGAGGCCGACGGTGCGCGGCACGGCGATGAACCCCGTCGACCACCCACACGGAGGAGGAGAGGGCAAGGCCGGTCCCGGGCGGGCTCCGGTCACGCCCTGGGGCAAGATCACCCAGGGGCAGCCCACGCGCAAGAAGAAGAAGCCTTCCGACGCCATGATCGTCAGCCGACGCGGCAAGGGAAGGAGGCGTTAG
- the rplW gene encoding 50S ribosomal protein L23 has product MDPHQIIIRPVISEKSYNLIENQNQYTFEVDRRANKNQIKKAVEEAFDVSVEKVNTVNVKSKPKRQGFTRGRTSTWKKAVVKLAEGDRIELFEGV; this is encoded by the coding sequence ATGGACCCACATCAGATCATCATACGCCCGGTCATCTCGGAGAAGAGCTACAACCTGATCGAGAACCAGAACCAGTACACCTTCGAGGTGGACCGCCGGGCGAACAAGAACCAGATCAAGAAGGCGGTGGAAGAAGCTTTCGACGTGAGCGTGGAGAAGGTGAACACGGTCAACGTCAAGAGCAAGCCCAAGCGGCAGGGCTTCACCCGCGGCCGGACTTCCACCTGGAAGAAGGCCGTCGTGAAGCTGGCCGAGGGCGACCGCATAGAGCTTTTCGAGGGGGTCTAG
- the rplD gene encoding 50S ribosomal protein L4, translating to MAEAQIFDARSGERSSVGLAPRLEVEPKEHVIHRAVVAELDARRRYTASTKGRSEVRGSGAKLYRQKGTGRARAGDIKTPVRVGGGTWGGPKPKGPRYGKRINRKEAKAAFYGALSAKAREGELYVLDSLEFEKPSTKEARKVLEGMGLSGPVLLVLDRGEDDAALSFRNLPEVTVVGPHEYGVYEVLRAKEVVFSRAAYTRLAGEGGS from the coding sequence TTGGCCGAGGCGCAGATCTTCGACGCGAGAAGCGGCGAGCGCTCTTCGGTCGGGCTGGCCCCCCGCCTCGAGGTGGAGCCCAAGGAGCACGTCATACACCGGGCCGTGGTGGCCGAGCTCGACGCCAGGAGGCGCTACACGGCCTCGACGAAGGGCCGCAGCGAGGTGCGCGGTTCGGGGGCCAAGCTCTACCGCCAGAAGGGAACCGGACGGGCGCGAGCCGGCGACATCAAGACGCCCGTGCGCGTCGGCGGCGGCACCTGGGGCGGTCCGAAGCCGAAGGGCCCCCGCTACGGCAAGCGGATAAACCGCAAGGAGGCGAAGGCCGCCTTCTACGGGGCGCTGTCGGCCAAGGCCCGCGAGGGCGAGCTCTACGTGCTGGATTCGCTCGAGTTCGAGAAGCCCTCGACCAAGGAGGCCAGGAAGGTCCTCGAGGGCATGGGGCTCTCGGGTCCGGTGCTCCTCGTGCTCGACCGGGGCGAGGACGACGCGGCGCTCTCGTTCAGGAACCTCCCTGAGGTGACGGTCGTCGGGCCGCACGAGTACGGGGTCTACGAGGTGCTCCGGGCGAAGGAAGTCGTCTTCTCGCGGGCCGCCTATACCAGGCTCGCCGGAGAAGGAGGGAGCTGA
- the rplC gene encoding 50S ribosomal protein L3, with the protein MATAVFGRKKHMTQAFEEDGTLVAATVIEVEPNFVTAVRTPEKDGYQAVQLGFGTVPSRKVNRPHAGQFEKHETPPRRHLKEVRGAQAEVGQTIGVEVFEVGERVHVSATSKGKGFQGTVKRHGFGRGPVTHGSHNIRQPGSVGASADPSRIFPGQRMPGHTGDRTATIKNLRVVRVDPEKNEIWVRGGVPGGRGTIVRIRKAGD; encoded by the coding sequence ATGGCTACGGCAGTATTCGGACGCAAGAAGCACATGACGCAGGCCTTCGAGGAGGACGGCACGCTGGTTGCCGCCACCGTGATCGAGGTCGAGCCCAACTTCGTCACCGCGGTCAGGACCCCGGAGAAGGACGGCTACCAGGCGGTGCAGCTCGGCTTCGGCACGGTGCCCTCCCGGAAGGTGAACCGGCCCCACGCCGGGCAGTTCGAGAAGCACGAGACCCCTCCCCGACGCCATCTGAAGGAGGTGCGCGGGGCGCAGGCCGAGGTGGGCCAGACCATCGGGGTCGAGGTCTTCGAGGTCGGCGAGCGGGTGCACGTGAGCGCGACGAGCAAGGGCAAGGGTTTCCAGGGGACCGTCAAGCGCCACGGGTTCGGACGCGGACCGGTGACGCACGGCTCGCACAACATCCGTCAGCCCGGCTCGGTCGGGGCCTCGGCGGACCCCTCGCGCATCTTCCCCGGTCAGCGGATGCCGGGGCACACCGGCGACCGCACCGCGACCATCAAGAACCTGCGGGTGGTGAGGGTCGATCCGGAGAAGAACGAGATCTGGGTGCGCGGTGGCGTGCCCGGAGGCCGGGGGACGATAGTCAGGATCCGGAAGGCGGGTGATTAG